A stretch of the Desulfobacter sp. genome encodes the following:
- a CDS encoding ATP-binding cassette domain-containing protein has product MKITNYHSDRIKIEFFEACPGQAWCIHGSNRSGIEDFFTLLAEETEETSKSQIQRPTSCGLFSFADQQARFEQELKNNDTDFMDRIDPGTPARDLLVCPEDHRALIRAFDLDKVLDQGISQLSTGQYRKLLLLAQGIQIIITVHNPEDIPCWATHLGIMDQGRLAFSGEKDILLNHWPSLTVRPDFKVSMDDILKQDKKKSMNSPATGSREGQELVRLENGKAGYLGKPVFQNLDLVVCKGDHTLISGPNGCGKSTLIQVITGDHPACYQNRLWLFNIRRGTGESIWELKKNMGIVSPDLHKNHMVPGSALDCVLSGLFDSIGLYTRPQNDQIKTAMTWLERINLRHRAQTPFRALSYADQRLVLIARALIKLPCLLILDEPTQGLDRANREALLNFLARAEEEKITTILYVSHRQDEFKDFFVHHLQMEKQSSTQG; this is encoded by the coding sequence ATGAAAATAACGAATTATCACTCGGACAGGATAAAGATTGAATTTTTTGAGGCTTGTCCGGGTCAGGCCTGGTGTATTCACGGCAGCAACCGCTCAGGCATTGAAGATTTTTTCACCCTTTTGGCAGAAGAGACCGAAGAGACGTCCAAGAGCCAGATCCAGCGTCCCACTAGCTGCGGTCTATTTTCATTCGCCGATCAACAGGCCCGGTTTGAACAGGAATTAAAAAACAACGATACCGACTTCATGGACCGCATTGATCCGGGGACCCCGGCCAGGGACCTTCTCGTTTGCCCTGAAGACCACAGGGCACTGATCCGGGCCTTTGACCTGGACAAGGTTCTGGACCAGGGAATTTCACAGCTTTCCACAGGCCAGTACAGGAAACTGCTACTCTTGGCCCAGGGTATTCAGATCATCATCACGGTCCATAATCCCGAGGACATCCCTTGCTGGGCCACCCATCTAGGCATCATGGACCAGGGCCGGCTGGCATTTTCAGGCGAAAAGGATATTCTCCTCAACCACTGGCCCAGCCTCACGGTTCGACCTGACTTCAAGGTATCAATGGATGACATTCTAAAACAGGATAAAAAAAAATCCATGAACAGCCCAGCAACCGGGTCCAGAGAGGGCCAAGAACTGGTCCGCCTTGAAAACGGGAAAGCCGGCTACCTTGGAAAACCCGTATTTCAAAACCTTGACCTGGTTGTCTGCAAAGGCGACCATACCCTGATCTCAGGGCCAAACGGATGCGGAAAGTCCACCCTGATCCAGGTCATCACAGGGGATCACCCGGCCTGTTATCAAAACCGGCTATGGCTTTTCAACATCAGGCGGGGCACCGGGGAATCCATCTGGGAACTGAAAAAAAACATGGGCATTGTCAGCCCGGACCTGCACAAGAACCACATGGTGCCGGGCAGTGCCCTGGACTGTGTGCTTTCCGGGCTGTTCGACTCCATCGGCCTCTATACCAGACCCCAAAACGACCAGATAAAAACCGCCATGACATGGCTTGAACGGATCAACCTAAGGCATAGAGCCCAGACCCCGTTTCGCGCCCTTTCCTATGCGGACCAGCGGCTGGTGCTCATTGCAAGGGCCTTGATCAAACTGCCCTGCCTGCTCATTTTAGACGAACCCACCCAGGGACTGGACCGGGCCAACCGGGAAGCCCTGTTAAACTTTCTGGCCCGGGCAGAAGAAGAAAAAATCACCACCATCCTCTATGTCAGCCACCGCCAAGATGAGTTCAAAGATTTTTTTGTTCACCACTTGCAGATGGAAAAGCAATCATCAACCCAAGGTTAA
- a CDS encoding HAMP domain-containing histidine kinase, with protein sequence MYQTLIIFCNRTEKTIARYSSAVATKEVIGTFHVRGKDKQDRTRYLDLSASLIQWENKSAILCFVRDVTEQVQTRELLIQSEKMLSVGGLAAGMAHEINNPLAGMVQSAQVVVNRLAPGLLANDKTALDAGTTMDAIKVYAEKRGILRLLDNMLLAGKNAAEIVDNMLSFAQKPGLEKQSWDLSAVLDKTLRLVRTDFTLKDGYDFKKINIRKQVEPGVKKALCEESKIRQVLLNLFKNAAQAMAEEEENKSPEINVCIFQKEERCCISVEDNGPGMEETVRKRIFEPFYSTKETSAGTGLGLSVSYFIVTEDHEGQMDVVSTPGQGTKFTICLPADQEKA encoded by the coding sequence TTGTATCAGACATTAATAATTTTTTGCAACAGAACCGAAAAAACCATTGCCCGATATTCCTCAGCCGTTGCGACCAAAGAGGTGATCGGGACCTTTCACGTCAGGGGAAAGGATAAACAGGACAGGACCCGTTACCTTGATTTGAGCGCATCCCTGATTCAATGGGAGAATAAATCAGCCATCCTATGCTTTGTCAGGGATGTGACCGAACAGGTTCAAACCCGGGAGCTTTTGATCCAGTCTGAAAAAATGCTTTCCGTGGGCGGCCTTGCCGCGGGCATGGCCCATGAAATCAACAACCCCCTGGCCGGGATGGTACAGAGTGCCCAGGTGGTGGTCAACCGGCTGGCTCCGGGGCTTTTGGCCAATGACAAAACTGCCCTTGATGCGGGCACCACCATGGACGCCATCAAGGTTTATGCAGAAAAAAGGGGGATTTTACGGCTGCTTGACAATATGCTTTTGGCCGGAAAAAATGCCGCTGAAATCGTGGATAATATGCTCAGCTTTGCTCAAAAGCCTGGGTTGGAAAAGCAATCCTGGGATCTTTCAGCGGTCCTGGACAAGACTTTACGTCTGGTGCGGACCGATTTTACCCTGAAGGATGGGTATGATTTTAAAAAAATCAATATCCGCAAGCAGGTTGAGCCGGGGGTGAAAAAGGCGCTTTGCGAGGAGAGCAAGATCAGGCAGGTATTGCTGAATTTGTTTAAAAATGCCGCCCAGGCCATGGCCGAAGAAGAGGAAAATAAATCTCCTGAAATTAATGTCTGCATTTTCCAGAAAGAAGAGCGATGCTGCATCTCTGTGGAGGATAACGGTCCGGGCATGGAAGAAACGGTGCGCAAACGGATATTTGAGCCCTTTTATTCCACAAAGGAGACCAGTGCCGGCACAGGGCTTGGTCTTTCTGTCTCTTATTTTATTGTGACCGAAGATCATGAGGGACAAATGGACGTGGTTTCAACCCCGGGCCAGGGAACGAAATTTACCATCTGCCTGCCTGCAGATCAAGAAAAGGCCTGA
- a CDS encoding IS6 family transposase, translated as MKNENPFKWRHYEKEIILLNVRWYLRYQLSYRNLEEMMQERGLSVDHSTIYRWVQRYAPEMEKRSRKYLRQSNDSYRIDETYIKVRGKMKYLYRAVDSRGNTIDFLLRSRRNMESAKRFFKKMLRAVLLQKIINV; from the coding sequence ATGAAAAATGAAAACCCTTTCAAGTGGCGTCATTATGAAAAAGAAATCATCCTGTTGAATGTTCGCTGGTATCTGAGATATCAACTGAGTTACAGGAATCTGGAAGAGATGATGCAAGAACGGGGCTTGTCTGTGGATCACAGTACCATTTACCGATGGGTTCAGCGCTATGCTCCTGAAATGGAAAAGCGAAGCAGGAAGTATCTGCGGCAATCAAATGATTCTTACCGTATTGATGAAACATATATCAAGGTGCGGGGGAAAATGAAGTATCTTTACCGAGCGGTCGATTCCCGTGGAAATACCATCGATTTTCTTCTTCGCAGCAGACGTAATATGGAATCTGCCAAACGATTTTTTAAAAAGATGCTGCGAGCGGTTCTGTTGCAAAAAATTATTAATGTCTGA
- a CDS encoding IS6 family transposase codes for MKNENPFKWRHYEKEIILLNVRWYLRYQLSYRNLEEMMQERGLSVDHSTIYRWVQRYAPEMEKRSRKYLRQSNDSYRIDETYIKVRGKMKYLYRAVDSRGNTIDFLLRSRRNMESAKRFFKKMLRASNSSRPRVLSVDGNPAYPPAVKALKEKKLLNKDCILRQNKYLNNIIEQDHRFIKKLVRAGMGFKTFHSAWRTLKGYEIMNMIRKGQVKNIRKGEILKQKEFVENLFSYAA; via the coding sequence ATGAAAAATGAAAACCCTTTCAAGTGGCGTCATTATGAAAAAGAAATCATCCTATTGAATGTTCGCTGGTATCTGAGATATCAACTGAGTTACAGGAATCTGGAAGAGATGATGCAAGAACGGGGCTTGTCTGTGGATCACAGTACCATTTACCGATGGGTTCAGCGCTATGCTCCTGAAATGGAAAAGCGAAGCAGGAAGTATCTGCGGCAATCAAATGATTCTTACCGTATTGATGAAACATATATCAAGGTGCGGGGGAAAATGAAGTATCTTTACCGAGCGGTCGATTCCCGTGGAAATACCATCGATTTTCTTCTTCGCAGCAGACGTAATATGGAATCTGCCAAACGATTTTTTAAAAAGATGCTGCGAGCTTCCAATAGCTCCAGACCTCGGGTTCTGAGTGTTGACGGAAATCCTGCATATCCTCCGGCAGTAAAGGCTTTGAAAGAAAAAAAGCTTCTGAATAAGGACTGTATCCTAAGACAGAATAAATATCTGAACAATATTATTGAGCAAGACCACCGGTTTATCAAAAAGCTTGTCAGAGCTGGTATGGGGTTCAAGACATTTCATTCTGCCTGGCGGACGCTAAAAGGCTATGAAATTATGAACATGATCAGAAAAGGACAAGTTAAAAATATTAGGAAGGGAGAAATTTTAAAGCAGAAAGAATTCGTCGAAAATCTGTTTTCTTATGCTGCGTAA
- a CDS encoding PAS domain-containing protein, which yields MGKAVANRRKGSLIFILGFLFIPLTVVNDILYTRQVIFTIHLVPLGLFVFIFSQALLLSNRFSHAFSMVEKQSVKLSVTNTAYEAELDSRTRAEAELNASKEQYQKLIQDSPDGVCIIKNEKIEYVNLRFVEMAGATRQEVEGSSFIDFIHPLDREKTVLLQKIFPGQRDRSGVKFTQHKKTDFRRILSALKFLPS from the coding sequence GTGGGAAAGGCGGTGGCGAACAGGCGAAAAGGATCTTTGATTTTTATTCTCGGGTTTTTGTTTATCCCTCTGACCGTTGTCAACGATATTCTTTACACCCGGCAGGTCATTTTTACCATCCACCTGGTTCCTTTGGGCCTTTTTGTCTTTATTTTTTCCCAGGCATTGTTATTGTCCAACAGGTTTTCCCACGCCTTTTCAATGGTTGAAAAACAATCGGTAAAATTGTCGGTTACCAACACGGCATACGAGGCGGAACTGGACAGCCGGACCCGGGCGGAGGCAGAGCTTAATGCCTCCAAGGAGCAATACCAGAAGCTGATCCAAGACTCTCCGGACGGGGTTTGTATCATTAAAAATGAAAAGATTGAATATGTGAATTTAAGGTTTGTGGAAATGGCCGGGGCCACAAGGCAGGAGGTTGAGGGGTCTTCTTTTATTGATTTTATTCACCCCCTTGACAGGGAAAAAACGGTTCTGTTGCAAAAAATATTTCCAGGACAAAGAGATCGTTCAGGCGTAAAATTTACGCAGCATAAGAAAACAGATTTTCGACGAATTCTTTCTGCTTTAAAATTTCTCCCTTCCTAA